One Gloeothece verrucosa PCC 7822 DNA window includes the following coding sequences:
- a CDS encoding ArsR/SmtB family transcription factor, whose protein sequence is MPNKLASKINPDILTPVAEYFKVLSEVSRLQILSCLKEKEMNVTELGEATGLGQANLSKHLKVLTQAGILSRQPQGVSAYYSVNDPMIFELCDVVCQRISERMQQQAEHFEQLKLFSQ, encoded by the coding sequence ATGCCTAATAAGCTTGCCTCAAAGATCAACCCTGACATACTGACTCCCGTTGCTGAATATTTTAAAGTTCTATCAGAAGTAAGTCGTCTGCAAATTCTTAGTTGTTTAAAAGAAAAAGAAATGAACGTTACCGAACTCGGTGAAGCCACAGGACTAGGACAAGCCAACTTATCAAAACACCTGAAAGTGTTAACTCAAGCCGGTATTCTCAGCCGCCAACCTCAAGGAGTTAGCGCCTACTACTCGGTTAACGATCCGATGATTTTTGAACTATGTGATGTAGTCTGTCAACGAATTAGTGAAAGAATGCAGCAACAAGCCGAACATTTTGAACAGTTAAAACTTTTTTCTCAATAA
- a CDS encoding AI-2E family transporter — translation MTTKPLLSPIFLLLLGGASFVIIVAGMQAAASILNSFFLASLIAIAITPLLHWLIRKRLPGWLALLMTILIVICAGLFLVAFLGISISELIHILPTYEAKIQALKDASKATLAARGIDTSQLLSLEIFSPARIIGTVAGFLRTITEALSTSLLLVFLIAFMLIEASGFSEKIQRNITSSGVLLARFNAFNRDIRNYVFITAWTGALTGVVDFFILLFLGIDLAALWGVLFFLLNFIPAVGFILAVLPPMLLALLEFGIEKALLVFFFCWLIDNIVDKGIKPRYMQQGLDLSPLIIILSVIFWSWVLGGMGAILAVPLTLMVKKVILESSEDTRFLVVLMGSGNAAEVKTTQTISESESDHLP, via the coding sequence ATGACTACCAAACCTCTACTGTCCCCTATTTTTTTGCTGCTGCTTGGTGGCGCGAGTTTTGTGATTATTGTGGCGGGAATGCAAGCGGCTGCTTCTATTTTAAATTCCTTTTTTTTAGCCTCGCTAATTGCTATCGCCATCACGCCTCTGTTACATTGGCTCATCCGTAAACGCCTACCCGGTTGGTTAGCCTTGCTCATGACGATTTTAATTGTTATTTGCGCGGGCTTGTTCTTAGTCGCTTTTTTAGGCATTTCTATTTCTGAGTTAATTCATATTTTACCGACTTATGAAGCGAAAATACAAGCGTTAAAAGATGCTAGTAAAGCGACTTTAGCGGCTCGAGGAATTGATACTAGCCAATTATTATCGCTGGAGATATTTTCTCCCGCCAGAATTATTGGCACTGTTGCTGGATTTTTAAGGACTATTACAGAAGCATTAAGTACCTCGCTGCTGTTAGTTTTTTTAATAGCTTTTATGTTAATTGAAGCCTCGGGTTTTTCCGAAAAAATACAACGAAATATAACGTCTAGTGGTGTTTTATTAGCTCGGTTTAATGCTTTTAATCGAGATATTAGAAACTATGTATTTATTACGGCTTGGACAGGGGCATTGACGGGGGTGGTGGATTTTTTTATTTTGTTGTTTTTGGGAATTGATTTAGCGGCTTTGTGGGGGGTGCTGTTTTTCTTGCTCAATTTTATTCCGGCTGTGGGATTTATTCTGGCTGTGCTTCCGCCGATGCTTTTGGCTTTATTAGAGTTTGGGATAGAGAAAGCTTTGTTAGTATTTTTTTTCTGTTGGCTTATTGATAATATTGTAGACAAAGGCATTAAGCCGCGCTATATGCAGCAAGGGTTAGATTTATCCCCTTTAATTATTATTCTTTCGGTAATTTTCTGGAGTTGGGTATTAGGAGGAATGGGGGCAATTTTAGCGGTTCCTCTGACGTTAATGGTTAAAAAAGTGATTTTAGAAAGCTCAGAAGATACTCGTTTTTTAGTGGTTTTAATGGGGTCAGGGAATGCGGCAGAAGTGAAAACGACTCAAACCATTTCGGAGTCGGAATCTGATCACCTTCCTTAA
- a CDS encoding SDR family NAD(P)-dependent oxidoreductase, whose amino-acid sequence MTQLEKAVILITGASGGFGQELTRQLLEYGSRLILSDLSEAALLKQAQTIQQQVTTGEIIACIACDLSDLQGCQTLYDQVKALNISVDILINNAGIGLFGRMDEVPPDKWEQLMQVNLLAPMRLSTLFVADMITRRKGHIVNISSLAGWAALEGMAHYAASKYGLRGFSEGLYSEVKTYNVQVTAVYPFFSRTPILQSQRYGTLGSIYQDYPLSMATDPAQVMRQTLKGVINNQLHVFPDITAKWIQFLKRYFPDLLDWLRERLDKKLKKR is encoded by the coding sequence ATGACTCAACTCGAAAAAGCCGTTATCCTCATTACTGGTGCAAGCGGAGGATTTGGACAAGAATTAACCCGGCAGTTATTAGAATACGGCAGCCGCTTAATATTAAGTGATTTATCTGAAGCCGCTTTGCTTAAACAGGCGCAAACCATACAACAACAAGTAACAACAGGTGAAATCATCGCTTGTATAGCTTGTGATCTTAGTGATCTTCAGGGATGTCAAACCCTTTACGATCAAGTCAAAGCACTGAACATCTCAGTAGATATTTTAATCAACAATGCAGGAATAGGACTTTTTGGGCGCATGGATGAAGTGCCGCCCGATAAATGGGAACAACTAATGCAAGTAAACCTATTAGCACCCATGCGCTTAAGTACCCTATTTGTCGCCGACATGATTACTCGCCGAAAAGGTCACATTGTCAACATTTCCTCCTTAGCCGGCTGGGCAGCCCTAGAAGGAATGGCCCATTATGCAGCCAGTAAATACGGTTTGCGAGGATTTAGCGAAGGACTCTATAGTGAAGTAAAAACTTATAACGTGCAAGTAACGGCTGTTTATCCCTTTTTTAGCCGCACTCCCATCCTTCAATCACAGCGCTATGGGACTTTAGGCTCAATATACCAAGATTATCCGCTTTCGATGGCAACCGATCCAGCCCAAGTCATGCGCCAAACTCTAAAAGGCGTTATCAATAATCAACTTCATGTATTTCCCGACATCACCGCTAAATGGATTCAATTTCTCAAACGATATTTTCCAGATTTACTAGACTGGTTAAGGGAAAGATTGGATAAAAAACTCAAAAAACGATGA
- a CDS encoding flavin-containing monooxygenase, with product MNTTDKYLIIGAGFVGLGMAQALKTAGMAYDHIDASDHIGGNWYHGVYDSAHIISSKKVTQFTYFPMPAHYPDFPSAQQMRDYLTSFAAHFDLPSSIELNRTVTYVRPVDNNLWEVTFADGEQRLYKGVLMCNGHHWCKRFPSFEGKFTGEMIHSKDYKHRSQLEDKRVLVVGGGNSACDLAAEAARVGKKSVISMRESVWFLPKTFAGVPITDLMQWWMPEWLQRLIAYGIIRLSFGKHSDYGMSVPQHQIFRKHPTLNNEVPYYIKHGRIRVKPAIKRLDGTEVTFTDGSCEQFDLIVCATGYHLAYPFLPKELQRVQGAIVQCYGGSFLADYKGLYYIGWGQPRGGVGSLMSASVPILVRFLKLQDEINIPVGLVLKEMGQQLPQTHLSDPQEIFRRLKLTKIFFNQIIKKANQVDAQYPHFSNPILPPLLSEKTSSLVMF from the coding sequence ATGAACACAACAGACAAATATTTAATTATCGGAGCCGGTTTTGTGGGGTTAGGAATGGCCCAAGCCCTCAAAACAGCCGGTATGGCTTACGATCACATTGATGCGAGTGATCACATCGGGGGAAATTGGTATCATGGGGTTTATGACTCTGCTCATATCATCTCATCGAAAAAAGTCACTCAATTTACCTATTTTCCCATGCCCGCCCATTATCCAGATTTCCCCAGCGCCCAACAAATGCGGGATTATCTGACAAGTTTTGCCGCTCATTTTGATTTACCTTCCTCAATTGAACTCAACCGCACCGTGACTTATGTACGCCCAGTGGACAATAATCTTTGGGAAGTCACCTTCGCTGATGGAGAACAACGCCTCTATAAAGGAGTATTGATGTGTAATGGTCATCATTGGTGTAAACGCTTTCCCAGCTTCGAGGGAAAATTTACAGGAGAAATGATTCACTCTAAAGATTATAAACATCGCTCACAACTAGAAGATAAACGGGTTTTAGTGGTGGGCGGCGGCAACTCAGCTTGTGATTTAGCCGCAGAAGCCGCAAGAGTCGGCAAAAAAAGTGTGATCAGTATGCGCGAAAGTGTCTGGTTTTTACCGAAAACCTTTGCCGGAGTGCCTATTACGGATTTAATGCAATGGTGGATGCCAGAATGGCTTCAGCGTTTAATCGCTTATGGAATCATTCGCCTCAGTTTTGGGAAACATTCGGATTATGGCATGAGTGTTCCTCAACATCAAATTTTCCGCAAACATCCCACTTTGAATAATGAAGTTCCTTACTATATAAAACATGGTCGCATCCGTGTTAAACCGGCAATCAAGCGGCTTGATGGAACCGAGGTAACCTTTACTGATGGCAGTTGTGAGCAATTTGATTTAATCGTTTGTGCCACGGGTTATCATTTGGCTTATCCGTTTTTACCCAAAGAACTACAGCGTGTTCAAGGTGCCATTGTCCAGTGTTACGGTGGATCGTTTTTGGCTGACTATAAGGGATTATATTATATTGGCTGGGGACAACCCCGAGGCGGAGTAGGGTCTTTAATGAGTGCTTCTGTGCCTATCTTGGTTCGTTTCCTCAAACTTCAAGACGAGATTAATATCCCTGTAGGACTGGTTCTTAAAGAAATGGGACAGCAGCTACCCCAAACCCATTTATCTGATCCACAGGAAATTTTTAGACGTTTAAAGCTTACCAAGATCTTCTTTAACCAGATTATCAAAAAAGCTAATCAGGTAGATGCCCAATATCCTCATTTTTCCAACCCCATTCTTCCGCCTTTACTATCCGAGAAAACATCGTCTCTGGTAATGTTTTAG
- a CDS encoding DUF2949 domain-containing protein — protein sequence MNDLNQKPRLLSFLQEELKIPSASINLALNDPQLSYGSFPMLLWRYGLISLSQLDLIYDWLDEPGHSCNF from the coding sequence ATGAATGATCTCAACCAAAAACCCCGTTTACTCTCTTTTCTGCAAGAGGAATTAAAAATCCCTTCTGCCTCGATCAATTTAGCTCTCAACGATCCTCAACTATCTTACGGTTCTTTCCCGATGCTGTTATGGCGTTATGGTCTAATTAGCTTATCTCAGTTAGACCTGATTTACGACTGGCTCGATGAACCTGGTCATTCTTGTAACTTTTAG
- a CDS encoding COP23 domain-containing protein, with product MLTKTYTLTTLLTTVTLCASTIFAQPSQAQQISFACAVDTDKVPTTYAQTPDDTVPVFKWTSNYFRPPYTPMQRCQEVAGRMNNFYANGMMDYLTSGVVNNQPVICAGPSCNADGSNVLITLKPNQDPNQVLQEIDSNRSGAGGPSYQLTGGTTSSSKSNALTRNSNGTVSLDMNRFLQTNSATVPQTSQPTQTTSPGILKPNPSNSNNPPRRTW from the coding sequence ATGCTCACCAAAACTTATACATTAACAACCCTATTAACCACAGTCACCCTCTGCGCCAGCACCATTTTTGCTCAACCGAGTCAAGCGCAACAAATCAGTTTTGCCTGTGCAGTAGATACCGATAAAGTACCCACAACCTATGCTCAAACCCCAGACGATACAGTGCCGGTTTTCAAATGGACATCTAATTACTTTCGTCCTCCCTACACCCCCATGCAACGTTGTCAAGAAGTCGCGGGACGAATGAATAATTTTTATGCTAACGGAATGATGGATTACCTCACTAGCGGAGTCGTGAATAATCAGCCGGTCATTTGTGCTGGCCCTAGCTGCAATGCTGATGGCAGTAACGTTTTAATCACACTCAAACCGAATCAAGACCCGAATCAGGTTCTACAAGAAATCGATTCTAATCGTTCAGGTGCTGGGGGACCTTCCTATCAATTAACTGGTGGAACCACTAGCAGCAGTAAAAGCAATGCGCTAACTCGCAACTCAAACGGGACTGTTAGCCTAGATATGAATCGCTTTTTACAAACCAATTCTGCTACAGTACCCCAAACTTCACAACCTACTCAAACCACCTCTCCCGGGATTCTAAAACCTAATCCTTCTAATTCCAATAACCCCCCAAGACGAACTTGGTAA
- a CDS encoding S1 family peptidase, which yields MTKNLQIFFVGLASLIIGLSTGLFLQGKGTDKVVQSPYTPRQQQTPNSPSSFGLNPPNFSYDQLYQIAQSITVKVLSGQTSGSGILIQKQGEIYTVVTNNHVLVFGLTNQSYRIKTEDNQIHNAQVIKSVDFKKNDLGLLQFRSQNNYKVATISSLAKINYEAEVYAAGFPAEIDSSSSEFVLSTGKIKMFSDLAFGGGYQIGSTNKVQKGMSGGPLLNRQGEIIGINGVHRYPLWGNPYVFEDGSVASPEKKQLMSQYSWAIPIQTFLNIAPEFARK from the coding sequence ATGACTAAAAATTTACAGATATTTTTTGTTGGTTTAGCTAGTTTAATCATCGGCCTATCAACCGGCCTATTCTTGCAAGGAAAAGGAACTGACAAGGTTGTCCAATCTCCCTATACCCCAAGGCAACAACAAACGCCTAATTCTCCGAGTTCTTTTGGTTTAAATCCGCCTAATTTTAGCTATGACCAACTTTATCAAATCGCCCAATCAATTACCGTAAAAGTCTTATCAGGTCAAACATCTGGGTCAGGGATTCTTATCCAAAAACAAGGAGAGATTTATACCGTTGTTACTAATAATCATGTATTGGTTTTTGGACTGACTAATCAATCTTACCGAATTAAAACTGAGGATAACCAAATTCATAATGCTCAAGTCATAAAATCAGTGGATTTTAAGAAAAATGACTTGGGGTTACTGCAATTTAGGAGCCAGAACAATTATAAAGTAGCCACAATTTCATCTTTAGCTAAAATCAATTATGAAGCAGAAGTCTATGCGGCTGGGTTTCCGGCTGAAATCGATTCTTCTAGTTCCGAATTTGTCTTAAGTACAGGCAAAATTAAAATGTTTAGTGACCTTGCCTTTGGTGGCGGCTATCAAATTGGTAGTACCAATAAAGTGCAAAAAGGCATGAGTGGAGGGCCATTACTTAATCGTCAAGGCGAGATAATTGGTATTAATGGCGTACATAGATACCCATTATGGGGAAATCCCTATGTATTTGAAGATGGCTCTGTTGCCTCTCCTGAAAAAAAACAGCTTATGAGTCAATATAGTTGGGCAATTCCTATCCAAACATTTTTAAATATAGCTCCTGAATTTGCTAGGAAATAA
- a CDS encoding S1 family peptidase: MLSFREIINRQHFNHKNEILPINLIHQWPLALIFLLFFFPSAAKALEPQQIAQQAQQTTVKITGSGLEQSGILITEDKNTYWIMTCTPKDKSVLNKAKIIAPDGQPYESLSAQIIHLNQFPISLIPVQINRSYETANMGDSNSIKLGERVYIAGFMPASDNRRNPQFIFTEGIISSLAEQPPKSGFTHTNPIYPGMEGTPIFSQQGTLIGISCQNSTLANRQKKDLQLNWGIPITPLTELAQQKGLSFGFSALGSPPPSPNP; this comes from the coding sequence ATGTTGAGTTTTAGAGAGATAATCAACCGGCAGCATTTCAATCACAAAAATGAGATACTTCCAATCAACCTCATCCATCAATGGCCTTTAGCCCTAATTTTTTTGCTCTTCTTTTTTCCTTCAGCCGCCAAGGCTTTAGAACCTCAACAAATTGCTCAACAAGCCCAACAAACTACCGTTAAAATTACAGGATCAGGCCTTGAGCAAAGCGGCATTTTAATTACAGAAGATAAAAATACTTATTGGATCATGACTTGTACTCCTAAAGATAAGTCTGTACTCAATAAAGCTAAAATTATTGCTCCTGATGGTCAACCCTATGAGTCTCTAAGTGCCCAAATTATTCATTTAAATCAATTTCCTATCAGCTTAATTCCTGTGCAGATTAACCGCTCCTATGAAACCGCTAATATGGGAGATTCTAACTCAATTAAATTAGGAGAAAGGGTATATATTGCTGGTTTTATGCCAGCTTCCGATAATCGTAGAAATCCGCAATTTATCTTCACGGAAGGAATAATCTCTAGTCTAGCCGAACAACCCCCGAAATCGGGTTTTACCCACACTAACCCCATCTATCCAGGAATGGAAGGAACCCCGATCTTTAGTCAGCAAGGAACATTAATTGGTATTAGCTGTCAAAACTCGACTTTAGCTAATCGTCAGAAAAAAGACCTTCAACTGAATTGGGGAATTCCCATTACTCCTCTAACCGAATTGGCTCAACAAAAAGGCTTATCTTTTGGGTTTTCAGCTTTGGGTTCTCCTCCTCCTTCTCCTAATCCTTAA
- a CDS encoding CAP domain-containing protein, which yields MQKRVIISMTMGLAMVIYPFESHKISQLSPLLAQNNIINTQRPKISLSSLEFLHNSQELVKKGNREQGTGNRIKGNLISARGSLSISSPLKESARKKNLISQTSPLNLNPQNCQGEKILSELICAGDNLNSQETELYQLINQYRTQQGLSSIPLSPSLSRVANRHLQDLQDNLELYDRSGKDWHFGWSNCSYDANNPNTFSCMWAAPQRLKTAYPGKAYELLCGGKRNISPQEALNCWQKSSLNNDVLINQEDWRNYRWNAIGIAINEGYATVWLGQENDKANQNTNPPKPVPKPGRIW from the coding sequence ATGCAAAAAAGAGTTATCATCTCAATGACAATGGGTTTGGCTATGGTAATTTATCCGTTTGAATCTCATAAAATTAGCCAATTATCTCCATTGTTAGCTCAAAATAATATTATCAATACCCAAAGACCAAAAATTTCATTATCTTCCTTAGAATTCTTGCACAATTCACAAGAACTGGTCAAGAAAGGGAACAGGGAACAGGGAACAGGGAACAGAATTAAGGGAAATTTGATTTCTGCAAGAGGTTCCTTGAGCATCTCCTCTCCACTGAAAGAATCAGCTAGAAAAAAAAATTTAATTAGTCAAACTTCTCCCCTCAATTTAAATCCCCAAAATTGTCAAGGAGAAAAAATTCTTTCTGAGTTAATTTGTGCCGGTGATAACTTAAATAGTCAAGAAACAGAATTATATCAACTGATCAATCAATATCGAACTCAACAAGGACTTTCATCGATTCCTTTATCCCCCTCATTAAGCCGAGTAGCTAACCGTCATCTTCAAGATTTACAAGATAATTTAGAGCTTTATGACCGCAGTGGCAAAGATTGGCATTTTGGCTGGAGTAATTGCTCTTATGATGCTAATAATCCTAACACATTTTCTTGTATGTGGGCGGCTCCTCAGCGTTTAAAAACAGCTTATCCGGGTAAAGCTTATGAACTGCTTTGTGGAGGTAAAAGAAATATTTCTCCTCAAGAGGCTTTAAACTGTTGGCAAAAAAGTAGTCTTAACAATGATGTTCTGATCAATCAAGAAGATTGGCGTAATTATCGATGGAATGCCATAGGAATAGCGATTAATGAAGGATATGCTACTGTGTGGTTAGGACAAGAAAACGATAAAGCTAATCAAAATACTAACCCCCCTAAACCTGTACCGAAACCGGGTAGGATTTGGTAA
- a CDS encoding DUF4344 domain-containing metallopeptidase, giving the protein MFKPNLKKFSLSLIASSLTVMSGLIFDGLVSHALAQTSTGQKQSKPVQSMGNKQLKSRVGKFVLVYQPSRIREHQALQEFLQKVGLFEALISVFNNSGLVMRYDVPVVFADCGVVNAFYSPENKSITMCHELIFQMAKDFIRVKKVSTEEALTDALFASVFVFFHELGHALIDILPLPTVGNEEDAVDQFSAILLLDTEKPDVVIKTVYNAALWFGNSPQAPAWDEHAPSDVRYYNLICLMYGKDSNQYGVFAKELQGRATKCGNEYKKVSQSWEQLLLPHFADNNNSRGGNSSSEPPRNPPSRGARPGQIW; this is encoded by the coding sequence ATGTTTAAACCTAATCTAAAAAAATTCTCTTTAAGCCTTATTGCTTCTAGCTTAACTGTGATGAGTGGCTTGATTTTTGATGGACTGGTCAGTCATGCTTTAGCACAAACATCAACCGGACAAAAACAGTCTAAACCCGTTCAATCTATGGGTAATAAACAGCTAAAAAGTCGCGTGGGAAAATTTGTCTTAGTTTATCAACCTTCTCGGATTAGAGAGCATCAAGCATTACAAGAATTTTTACAAAAAGTGGGTTTATTTGAAGCTTTGATTTCGGTTTTCAATAATTCCGGTTTGGTCATGCGCTATGATGTTCCTGTTGTGTTTGCAGATTGTGGGGTTGTTAATGCTTTTTATAGCCCTGAAAATAAATCTATAACTATGTGTCATGAACTAATTTTTCAAATGGCAAAAGATTTTATCAGAGTTAAAAAAGTCTCTACAGAAGAAGCATTAACTGATGCTTTATTTGCTAGTGTTTTTGTTTTTTTTCATGAATTAGGTCATGCCTTAATTGATATTTTACCCCTTCCTACTGTCGGCAATGAAGAAGATGCAGTGGATCAATTTTCGGCTATACTGCTCCTAGATACAGAAAAACCTGACGTGGTTATTAAAACTGTTTATAATGCGGCTCTTTGGTTTGGGAATAGTCCGCAAGCACCTGCATGGGATGAACATGCTCCCAGTGATGTGAGATATTATAATTTAATCTGTTTAATGTATGGAAAAGACTCTAATCAATATGGTGTTTTCGCCAAAGAGTTACAAGGAAGAGCCACTAAGTGTGGTAATGAATATAAAAAAGTATCCCAAAGTTGGGAGCAATTATTACTCCCTCATTTTGCTGATAATAATAATTCTCGGGGGGGCAATTCTTCCTCTGAACCCCCTCGTAATCCTCCTTCTAGAGGAGCGCGGCCAGGCCAGATTTGGTAA
- a CDS encoding SDR family oxidoreductase, translating to MFLITGATGSLGRRIVRQLREQGQPVRAFVRLLSRYSELEDRGAEIFIGDLRQDKDIAKACQGVEYIIVAHGSDNEAQALDYRANIELIEAAKANGVKHFVYISVLGVDRGYEDAPVFKAKREVEKYLIASGLNYTILRPSGFANNLLPLAERFRDTGIYLLIGDPKNRSSIVSTDDLAKIAIASVRVEGAKNQIFAVGGPEILTRETIPRLFGKIFNQEPIIINTPLLVLDGLRAGIGLINPQFQRSLGTFRTLLANEFFCTSSEIATLESVYNIKLETLESFIRRYLGGTQEIF from the coding sequence ATGTTCTTAATCACTGGTGCAACGGGGTCTTTAGGACGTAGAATTGTTAGACAGTTAAGAGAACAAGGTCAACCAGTACGGGCGTTTGTTCGTCTTTTATCGCGTTATAGTGAACTTGAAGACCGAGGAGCAGAAATTTTTATTGGAGACTTACGACAAGATAAAGATATTGCTAAAGCTTGTCAGGGAGTTGAATATATTATCGTTGCTCATGGTTCAGACAATGAGGCTCAAGCCTTAGATTATCGAGCTAATATAGAATTAATTGAAGCGGCAAAGGCCAATGGCGTAAAACATTTTGTTTATATTTCTGTCTTAGGTGTTGATAGAGGTTATGAAGATGCACCCGTATTTAAAGCCAAGCGAGAAGTAGAAAAATATTTAATAGCTAGTGGGTTAAATTATACAATTTTGCGCCCGTCCGGTTTTGCCAATAATTTACTTCCCCTTGCAGAAAGATTTCGAGATACAGGCATTTATTTACTAATTGGTGATCCCAAAAATAGGTCTTCTATTGTCAGTACAGACGATTTAGCCAAAATCGCCATTGCTTCTGTTCGAGTTGAGGGAGCAAAAAACCAAATTTTTGCGGTGGGAGGTCCGGAAATTCTAACCCGAGAAACCATTCCTCGCCTTTTCGGAAAAATCTTTAATCAAGAACCTATAATTATTAATACTCCTTTATTAGTTCTGGATGGACTAAGAGCAGGTATCGGTTTAATTAATCCTCAATTCCAACGCTCATTGGGCACTTTTAGAACCTTATTAGCGAATGAGTTTTTCTGCACATCTAGTGAAATTGCCACTCTAGAGTCTGTTTATAATATTAAGTTAGAAACTTTAGAAAGCTTCATCCGCCGCTATTTAGGAGGAACCCAAGAAATTTTCTGA
- a CDS encoding chlorophyll a/b-binding protein codes for MESRQSQDYYTEQSQRKYGEFGTKFEFGSNPSAELWNGRLAMLGFLGALIIELTTGQGFFHWLGLF; via the coding sequence ATGGAAAGCAGACAATCTCAAGATTACTACACCGAACAATCTCAACGTAAATACGGAGAATTCGGCACTAAGTTTGAATTTGGTTCTAACCCCAGCGCCGAATTATGGAATGGCCGTTTAGCCATGCTTGGCTTTTTAGGCGCATTAATTATCGAATTAACAACCGGACAAGGATTTTTCCACTGGCTCGGCTTATTCTAG
- the gltX gene encoding glutamate--tRNA ligase, with translation MTVRVRIAPSPTGNLHIGTARTAVFNWLFARHHNGTFILRIEDTDLERSRPEYTDNIKIGLHWLGLKWDEGPFFQTERLDHYRQAIQTLLDKGLAYRCYCTPEELEQMREVQKAKGLPPRYDNRHRNLTQDQQAAFEAEGRKPVIRFKIDDDREIVWNDHIRGKVVWKGTDLGGDMVVARTPDTDSEAFGQPLYNLAVVVDDIDMNITHVIRGEDHIANTAKQILLYEALGATVPEFAHTPLILNHEGRKLSKRDGVTSIDDFRKMGFLPQAMANYMSLLGWTPPDSTQEIFTLDEAAKLFSLDRVNKAGAKFDWDKLDWINSQYLHKMPSEELLEYLIPYWNEAGYQIDLDLDRPWLEQLTALIAPSLTRLSDAPAESRLIFGESVNYSEEAITQLKLDGVKEIITEVLEAVSSQPKLSEEEAKSITNQVTKTQKVKKGLVMKSLRAALMGELQGPDLIQSWVLLNQKGWDKLRLQEALNMI, from the coding sequence GTGACTGTTAGAGTACGTATCGCACCATCACCAACCGGCAACTTACATATTGGAACCGCCAGAACGGCTGTTTTTAACTGGCTATTTGCCCGCCATCACAACGGTACATTTATATTACGTATAGAAGATACTGATTTAGAACGGTCCCGCCCAGAATATACCGACAATATCAAAATCGGACTCCATTGGCTAGGACTTAAGTGGGATGAAGGCCCCTTTTTTCAAACCGAAAGGCTAGATCACTATCGTCAAGCGATCCAAACTCTACTCGATAAGGGGTTAGCTTACCGTTGCTATTGCACTCCCGAAGAATTAGAACAAATGCGGGAAGTTCAAAAAGCTAAGGGTTTACCCCCTCGTTATGATAACCGTCATCGTAACCTAACTCAAGACCAACAAGCCGCCTTTGAAGCAGAAGGAAGAAAACCTGTCATTCGTTTCAAAATCGATGATGATCGAGAAATTGTTTGGAATGACCACATTCGGGGTAAAGTCGTCTGGAAAGGAACCGACCTCGGGGGTGATATGGTCGTGGCCCGTACCCCTGACACTGACTCGGAAGCGTTTGGACAACCCCTCTATAATTTAGCGGTGGTGGTGGATGATATTGATATGAACATCACTCATGTCATCCGAGGAGAAGATCACATCGCCAATACCGCTAAACAAATTCTCTTGTATGAAGCATTAGGCGCAACAGTGCCAGAATTTGCTCACACTCCCCTGATTCTCAACCACGAAGGGCGCAAACTGAGTAAACGCGATGGGGTAACTTCTATTGATGATTTTAGAAAAATGGGGTTTCTTCCCCAAGCGATGGCTAATTATATGTCTTTGTTGGGATGGACTCCCCCCGACTCTACCCAAGAAATTTTTACCCTTGATGAAGCCGCTAAATTATTTAGTTTAGATCGAGTCAATAAAGCCGGTGCTAAGTTTGATTGGGATAAATTAGATTGGATTAATAGCCAATATCTTCATAAAATGCCCTCAGAGGAATTATTAGAGTACCTAATTCCTTACTGGAATGAGGCAGGATATCAAATTGATCTTGATCTTGATCGCCCTTGGTTAGAACAACTGACCGCTTTAATTGCACCGAGTTTGACTCGTCTGAGTGATGCGCCTGCCGAAAGTCGTTTGATTTTTGGAGAGTCAGTTAATTATAGTGAAGAAGCGATCACTCAATTAAAACTTGATGGCGTAAAAGAGATTATCACAGAAGTTCTTGAGGCAGTCTCCAGTCAACCTAAGTTGAGTGAAGAAGAAGCTAAAAGCATCACCAACCAAGTCACAAAAACCCAAAAAGTCAAAAAAGGGTTAGTGATGAAATCTTTACGGGCGGCTTTAATGGGAGAATTACAAGGTCCGGATTTGATTCAATCTTGGGTATTATTGAATCAAAAAGGATGGGATAAGCTTCGTTTACAAGAAGCGTTAAATATGATATGA